From the Streptomyces sp. KMM 9044 genome, one window contains:
- a CDS encoding sugar ABC transporter permease: protein MSTEKTSTPTDGHVVDNTAAAAAAVTAVDPRLLVREQGFAGYLGEFKRKMKAGDLGSVPVVIGLVVIWAIFTGLNSNFLTAGNFSDMSVAMVGTGMIAVGVVFVLLLGEIDLSVGSVSGVAGAAFAVLNVSHGMNEVLALVLAILTGTVAGTIHGFFFARIGVPAFAVTLAGLLFWQGFMLQILGSNGTINLDGDGIVGKFTSYYFTDVAAAYGLAAVAVVAYFLAAFLGNRRREAAGIPSRPLNDIIVRTVLLAVVAFVVAIVYNQHKGLPLAVVIFLAVLVLTDFVLRRTTYGRKVFALGGSVEASRRAGINVEMVRISVFAVAGTFAAIGGLFVASKIASANQGAGTGEFLMNVIAAAVIGGTSLFGGRGRTWNALLGVLVIVSIQYGLALEGIASPVQYMITGGVLLATVVIDAVTRKTQKTAGRA, encoded by the coding sequence GTGAGCACCGAAAAGACCTCGACGCCGACGGACGGCCACGTCGTCGACAACACCGCGGCGGCCGCCGCGGCGGTCACCGCCGTCGACCCCCGGCTGCTGGTCCGCGAGCAGGGCTTCGCCGGCTACCTCGGCGAGTTCAAGCGCAAGATGAAGGCCGGTGACCTCGGGTCCGTCCCCGTCGTCATCGGCCTGGTGGTGATCTGGGCCATCTTCACCGGCCTGAACTCCAACTTCCTCACCGCCGGCAACTTCTCCGACATGTCCGTCGCCATGGTCGGCACCGGCATGATCGCCGTCGGCGTCGTCTTCGTGCTGCTGCTCGGCGAGATCGACCTGTCGGTCGGCTCGGTCAGCGGCGTCGCGGGCGCGGCCTTCGCGGTGCTGAACGTCTCGCACGGGATGAACGAGGTGCTGGCCCTGGTGCTGGCCATCCTCACCGGCACGGTGGCCGGCACGATCCACGGCTTCTTCTTCGCCCGCATCGGCGTCCCCGCCTTCGCCGTGACCCTGGCCGGCCTGCTGTTCTGGCAGGGCTTCATGCTGCAGATACTGGGCAGCAACGGCACGATCAACCTGGACGGCGACGGCATCGTCGGGAAGTTCACCAGCTACTACTTCACCGATGTCGCGGCCGCCTACGGCCTTGCCGCCGTGGCCGTCGTCGCGTACTTCCTCGCCGCGTTCCTGGGAAACCGCCGCCGCGAGGCCGCCGGGATCCCCTCGCGTCCGCTGAACGACATCATCGTGCGCACCGTGCTGCTGGCCGTCGTCGCCTTCGTGGTGGCGATCGTCTACAACCAGCACAAGGGCCTCCCGCTCGCCGTGGTGATCTTCCTCGCGGTGCTCGTGCTCACCGACTTCGTGCTCCGCCGCACCACCTACGGCCGCAAGGTCTTCGCGCTCGGCGGCAGCGTCGAGGCATCCCGCCGTGCCGGTATCAACGTGGAGATGGTCCGGATCTCGGTCTTCGCGGTCGCCGGCACCTTCGCCGCGATCGGCGGCCTCTTCGTCGCCTCGAAGATCGCCTCCGCCAACCAGGGCGCGGGCACCGGTGAGTTCCTGATGAACGTCATCGCCGCGGCCGTGATCGGCGGTACGTCTCTCTTCGGTGGCCGTGGCCGCACCTGGAACGCGCTCCTCGGTGTGCTGGTGATCGTCTCGATCCAGTACGGCCTCGCCCTCGAGGGCATCGCCTCGCCGGTCCAGTACATGATCACCGGTGGCGTGCTGCTGGCGACCGTCGTCATCGACGCCGTCACCCGCAAGACCCAGAAGACAGCGGGCCGCGCCTAG
- a CDS encoding ATP-binding cassette domain-containing protein, producing MVHVSATPVLALRGVSKRFGAVQALTDVELEVRAGEVVALVGDNGAGKSTLVKTIAGVHPIDEGVIEWDGKAVQINRPHDAQNLGIATVYQDLALCDNIDVVGNLYLGREIHKRGVLDEVEMERRSRELLDTLSIRIPSVRIPIASLSGGQRQVVAIARSMLGEPKLVILDEPTAALGVEQTAQVLDLVERLRERGHAVILISHNMADVKAVADKVAVLRLGRNNGIFEVKSTSQEEIISAITGATENAVTRRAARTHGEVSK from the coding sequence ATGGTTCACGTGTCCGCTACGCCCGTGCTGGCGTTGCGCGGGGTCTCCAAGCGTTTCGGTGCCGTCCAGGCGCTCACCGACGTAGAGCTTGAGGTCCGTGCCGGTGAGGTGGTCGCCCTGGTGGGTGACAACGGCGCCGGAAAGTCCACGCTGGTCAAGACGATCGCCGGCGTGCACCCCATCGATGAGGGCGTCATCGAGTGGGACGGCAAGGCCGTCCAGATCAACAGGCCGCACGACGCCCAGAACCTGGGCATCGCGACGGTCTATCAGGACCTCGCGCTGTGCGACAACATCGACGTCGTCGGCAACCTCTACCTGGGCCGGGAGATCCACAAGCGCGGTGTCCTGGACGAGGTGGAGATGGAGCGCCGCTCCCGGGAACTGCTCGACACGCTGTCGATCCGCATCCCCAGCGTCCGCATCCCGATCGCCTCGCTCTCCGGCGGTCAGCGCCAGGTCGTGGCGATCGCCCGGTCCATGCTCGGCGAGCCCAAGCTGGTGATCCTCGACGAGCCCACAGCAGCTCTCGGCGTCGAGCAGACCGCGCAGGTCCTCGACCTGGTCGAGCGGCTGCGCGAGCGCGGCCACGCAGTCATCCTCATCAGCCACAACATGGCCGACGTCAAGGCCGTGGCGGACAAGGTCGCCGTCCTGCGCCTCGGGCGCAACAACGGCATCTTCGAGGTCAAGTCGACCTCGCAGGAGGAGATCATCTCCGCCATCACCGGCGCCACGGAGAACGCCGTGACCCGTCGTGCGGCGCGTACCCATGGGGAGGTCAGCAAGTGA
- a CDS encoding substrate-binding domain-containing protein has translation MRRTAIAVAAGALAVSLAACGSAAESSDDNSDSGDSAAKGDDIKVGLLLPENQTARYEKFDKPLIEKKIKELTNNKAEVVYANAKQDASQQNQQVDTMVTNKVDVLILDAVDAKAIAGSVKKAKDAGIPVVAYDRLAEGPIDAYTSFDNVTVGKTQGEALLEALGDKAEDGQIVMMNGSSTDPNAALFKEGAHSVLDGKVEVGREYDTKEWKPENANANMEGAISAIGKDKIVGVYSANDGMAGGIITALKAAGIDVPVTGQDAELAGVQRIVTGEQYMSVYKPYAPEADAAAEMAVALAQGKSLDSIAKDSVDSPTTKGVPSVLVPVVSLTQENINDTVIKDGVYTVEEICTAKYKAACDKVGLK, from the coding sequence ATGCGTCGTACCGCCATTGCCGTAGCCGCCGGAGCACTGGCCGTCTCTCTCGCCGCCTGCGGCAGTGCCGCCGAGTCCAGTGACGACAACAGCGACTCGGGCGACTCCGCCGCCAAGGGCGACGACATCAAGGTCGGTCTGCTCCTGCCGGAGAACCAGACCGCGCGGTACGAGAAGTTCGACAAGCCCCTGATCGAGAAGAAGATCAAGGAGCTCACGAACAACAAGGCCGAGGTCGTCTACGCCAACGCCAAGCAGGACGCCAGCCAGCAGAACCAGCAGGTCGACACGATGGTGACCAACAAGGTCGACGTGCTGATCCTGGACGCGGTGGACGCCAAGGCCATCGCCGGCTCGGTCAAGAAGGCCAAGGACGCCGGCATCCCGGTCGTGGCCTACGACCGCCTGGCCGAGGGCCCGATCGACGCCTACACCTCGTTCGACAACGTGACCGTCGGCAAGACGCAGGGCGAGGCCCTGCTCGAGGCGCTGGGCGACAAGGCCGAGGACGGCCAGATCGTCATGATGAACGGCTCCTCCACCGACCCGAACGCCGCCCTGTTCAAGGAGGGCGCGCACTCCGTCCTCGACGGCAAGGTCGAGGTCGGCCGCGAGTACGACACCAAGGAGTGGAAGCCGGAGAACGCCAACGCCAACATGGAAGGCGCCATCTCCGCCATCGGCAAGGACAAGATCGTCGGCGTCTACTCCGCCAACGACGGCATGGCGGGCGGCATCATCACCGCTCTGAAGGCCGCCGGCATCGACGTCCCGGTCACCGGTCAGGACGCCGAACTCGCGGGTGTGCAGCGCATCGTCACCGGTGAGCAGTACATGAGCGTCTACAAGCCGTACGCCCCGGAGGCCGACGCCGCCGCCGAGATGGCCGTCGCGCTGGCCCAGGGCAAGTCGCTGGACTCCATCGCCAAGGACTCGGTCGACAGCCCCACCACCAAGGGCGTGCCCTCGGTGCTCGTCCCGGTCGTGTCGCTGACCCAGGAGAACATCAACGACACCGTGATCAAGGACGGTGTCTACACGGTCGAGGAGATCTGCACGGCCAAGTACAAGGCCGCCTGCGACAAGGTCGGTCTCAAGTAG
- a CDS encoding ROK family transcriptional regulator, with the protein METPGSQSSLHRANLERVVRAVRLAGSLTQAEIARTTGLSAATVSNIVRELKKSGTVEVTPTSSGGRRARSVSLSGDAGIVVGVDFGHTHLRVAVGNLAHQVLAEESEPLDVDASAAQGFDRAEQLVNRLIGATGVDRAKIAGVGLGVPGPIDVESGTLGSTAILPGWTGTRPAEELRGRLGVPVHVDNDANLGALGEMVWGSGRGVRDLAYIKVASGVGAGLVIDGKIYRGPGGTAGEIGHITLDESGPVCRCGNRGCLETFTAARYVLPLLQPSHGTELTMEGVVRLARDGDPGCRRVIADVGRHIGSGVANLCNLLNPSRVVLGGDLAEAGELVLGPIRESVGRYAIPSAARQLSVLPGALGGRAEVLGALALALSEMGDSTLLDSTVNDTLAATSPAFT; encoded by the coding sequence GTGGAGACTCCGGGGTCGCAGTCGTCGCTGCACCGAGCCAATCTTGAGCGGGTCGTCCGGGCAGTACGTCTGGCCGGCTCGCTCACCCAGGCCGAGATCGCGAGGACCACGGGCCTTTCGGCGGCGACGGTGTCCAATATCGTCCGGGAACTGAAGAAGAGCGGGACCGTCGAGGTCACGCCCACCTCCTCGGGCGGCCGCCGGGCCCGCAGCGTCTCGCTCAGCGGGGACGCCGGGATCGTCGTGGGCGTGGACTTCGGGCACACCCACCTACGGGTCGCGGTCGGGAACCTGGCCCACCAGGTGCTCGCCGAGGAGTCCGAGCCGCTGGACGTGGACGCCTCCGCGGCCCAGGGCTTCGACCGGGCGGAACAACTGGTCAACCGGCTGATCGGGGCGACCGGCGTGGACCGCGCCAAGATCGCCGGGGTCGGCCTCGGCGTGCCCGGCCCGATCGACGTGGAGTCCGGCACCCTGGGCTCGACCGCGATCCTGCCCGGCTGGACCGGCACCAGGCCCGCCGAGGAGCTGCGGGGGCGGCTCGGCGTGCCCGTGCACGTGGACAACGACGCGAACCTGGGGGCTCTCGGCGAGATGGTCTGGGGCAGCGGCCGGGGCGTGCGCGACCTGGCGTACATCAAGGTGGCCAGCGGCGTCGGCGCCGGTCTGGTGATCGACGGGAAGATCTACCGGGGGCCGGGCGGCACCGCGGGTGAGATCGGGCACATCACGCTCGACGAGTCCGGCCCCGTCTGCCGCTGCGGCAACCGCGGCTGCCTGGAGACCTTCACGGCGGCCCGTTACGTGCTGCCCCTGCTCCAGCCCAGCCACGGCACGGAACTGACCATGGAGGGTGTCGTACGGCTGGCGCGGGACGGTGATCCGGGCTGCCGCAGGGTGATCGCCGACGTGGGCCGTCACATCGGCAGCGGAGTCGCCAATCTCTGCAATCTGCTGAACCCGAGCAGGGTGGTTCTCGGCGGTGACCTCGCCGAGGCCGGTGAACTGGTCCTCGGGCCCATAAGGGAGTCCGTCGGCCGCTATGCGATCCCCAGTGCCGCACGCCAGCTGTCCGTACTGCCCGGGGCACTTGGGGGCCGTGCGGAGGTGCTCGGCGCCCTCGCCCTCGCCCTGAGCGAAATGGGCGATTCGACCCTGTTGGACAGTACGGTGAACGACACCCTCGCCGCGACCTCCCCCGCCTTCACTTAG
- a CDS encoding carbohydrate ABC transporter permease: MKTTEPFAPVPAEPGATLTKAGPPPGTPAKEPREKREGGVLNVFSHGILVIWAIMVVLPLVWAVMTSFKDDASIFGSPWSLPDSLHFDNWSRAWTQADMSDYFLNTVLVVGGSLIGTLVLGSMAAYVLARFEFPGNRFIYYLFIGGMSFPIMLALVPLFYVVNNMGLLNTVHGLILVYVAYSLPFTVFFLTAFFRTLPGSVAEAAFVDGASHSRTFFQVMLPMAKPGLISVGIFNFLGQWNQYMLPTVLNTDEDKHVLTQGLVQLAVSQGYKGDWSGLFAGLVMAMLPVLAAYIVFQRQVVQGLTAGALK; this comes from the coding sequence ATGAAGACGACCGAGCCTTTTGCGCCCGTACCCGCCGAGCCCGGTGCCACCCTCACCAAGGCCGGCCCGCCGCCCGGCACGCCCGCGAAGGAGCCGAGGGAGAAGCGGGAGGGCGGCGTCCTCAACGTCTTCTCGCACGGCATCCTGGTGATCTGGGCGATCATGGTGGTGCTGCCCCTGGTGTGGGCCGTGATGACGTCCTTCAAGGACGACGCCTCCATCTTCGGCTCACCCTGGTCGCTGCCGGACTCGCTGCACTTCGACAACTGGTCGCGGGCCTGGACCCAGGCCGACATGAGCGACTACTTCCTCAACACCGTCCTCGTGGTCGGCGGCTCCCTGATCGGCACCCTGGTGCTGGGCTCGATGGCCGCCTACGTGCTGGCCCGCTTCGAGTTCCCGGGCAACCGGTTCATCTACTACCTGTTCATCGGAGGCATGAGCTTTCCGATCATGCTCGCCCTGGTCCCGCTGTTCTACGTCGTCAACAACATGGGCCTGCTGAACACGGTCCACGGGCTGATCCTGGTCTACGTCGCGTACTCGCTGCCGTTCACGGTGTTCTTCCTGACCGCGTTCTTCCGGACGCTGCCCGGCAGCGTGGCGGAGGCCGCGTTCGTGGACGGCGCCTCGCACAGCAGGACATTCTTCCAGGTCATGCTCCCGATGGCCAAACCGGGCCTGATCAGCGTGGGGATCTTCAACTTCCTGGGCCAGTGGAACCAGTACATGCTGCCCACCGTGCTCAACACCGACGAGGACAAGCACGTGCTCACCCAGGGCCTGGTGCAGTTGGCCGTCAGCCAGGGCTACAAGGGGGACTGGTCCGGCCTCTTCGCCGGCCTCGTGATGGCGATGCTCCCGGTGCTCGCCGCGTACATCGTCTTCCAGCGCCAGGTCGTGCAGGGACTCACCGCGGGTGCCCTGAAGTAG
- a CDS encoding carbohydrate ABC transporter permease, translated as MQHGKYRFIVGFLAVPLGLYALFVVWPFVQSIYYSFTDWTGLSPDFEMVGFANYARMLDDDIFWKSLQHSLLFALLVPVATIGLALFLSFMINVGGRRRRGGPVVAGVRGSTFYKIVYFFPQVLSIAIVALLFAFAYNPDSGAINSFLRGIGLDSVQPIWLGDPNLALWCVMAVLVWSTVGFFVVLFSAGMASIPLDLYEAALLDGAGRFTTFFRITLPLLWDTVQSGWVYMGILALGAESFAVVQIMTTGPGGPDYSTTVMVLYVYQKAFRDGQAAYATTIGVALLLVTLAFAALVMRLGRRERLEY; from the coding sequence ATGCAGCACGGCAAGTACCGTTTCATCGTGGGGTTCCTGGCGGTTCCCCTGGGGCTGTACGCGCTCTTCGTCGTCTGGCCGTTCGTCCAGTCGATCTACTACTCGTTCACGGACTGGACCGGTCTGAGCCCCGACTTCGAGATGGTCGGGTTCGCCAACTACGCACGCATGCTGGACGACGACATCTTCTGGAAGTCGTTGCAGCACAGCCTGCTGTTCGCCCTGCTGGTGCCGGTGGCGACGATCGGCCTGGCGCTGTTCCTCTCCTTCATGATCAATGTGGGCGGGCGGCGGCGCCGCGGCGGGCCGGTGGTCGCGGGGGTCCGGGGCTCCACCTTCTACAAGATCGTCTACTTCTTCCCGCAGGTGCTCTCCATTGCGATCGTCGCTTTGCTGTTCGCGTTCGCGTACAATCCGGACAGTGGTGCGATCAACTCGTTCCTGCGCGGCATCGGGCTCGACAGTGTCCAGCCGATCTGGCTGGGCGACCCGAACCTCGCCCTGTGGTGCGTGATGGCGGTCCTCGTCTGGTCCACGGTCGGCTTCTTCGTGGTCCTCTTCTCCGCCGGGATGGCCTCCATCCCGCTGGACCTCTACGAGGCGGCGCTGCTGGACGGCGCCGGCCGCTTCACGACCTTCTTCCGCATCACCCTGCCGCTGCTCTGGGACACCGTGCAGTCCGGCTGGGTCTACATGGGCATCCTCGCGCTGGGCGCCGAGTCGTTCGCGGTCGTACAGATCATGACGACCGGCCCCGGCGGCCCCGACTACTCGACCACCGTCATGGTCCTGTACGTGTACCAGAAGGCGTTCCGCGACGGCCAGGCCGCCTACGCCACCACCATCGGTGTCGCCCTCCTCCTCGTCACGCTGGCGTTCGCCGCCCTCGTGATGAGGCTGGGGCGGCGCGAGCGGCTGGAGTACTGA
- the ngcE gene encoding N-acetylglucosamine/diacetylchitobiose ABC transporter substrate-binding protein produces MGSNSAEYDGIRERGVPGHPTPVRPAAGVGRRDLIKRSAALGLISVPTMSFLSACASGGGDDQEKAEAGKKTAKNPLGVNDTAQMEFVLFDGGFGKEYAEDAVTVYEKAFPGATVKFSATQKIQSTLQPRFNQGTPPDLIDNSGAEQMDMGTLVGKKQLTDLTPLLDAPSYDDPGTKVRDTLRPGIVEMGQFDGEQVWILYYAYTVYGVWYSQKALDSLDEQYPETWDQMLAVCAKARRKGMAGWTYAGKYPYYIPFSLYPMIGKVGGREVLDAIDNLEPNAWKHPAVKACFEAYYELQQKGYVLEGTPGLDHIQSQTAWAKGDALFIPNGSWVENEAANVMPDDFDLAVSAPTGLDSSDKLPFGTIWASGGEPFVVPAKAANAAGGMEQLRIMLGEASSRNFTGKVKSLTAYNGGTDGIELTPGLKSGVAALEAAGENVVNPRLQDWYVQLQKEKIGVSGLGEMMAGRATPAETIKKIQAFADGTAKDSSIKHYKHQ; encoded by the coding sequence ATGGGATCCAACTCCGCCGAGTACGACGGCATCCGCGAGCGAGGCGTTCCCGGCCACCCCACCCCCGTCCGCCCGGCCGCGGGGGTGGGCCGCCGCGACCTGATCAAGCGGTCTGCGGCGCTCGGCCTGATCTCCGTCCCCACGATGAGCTTCCTGTCCGCGTGCGCCAGCGGCGGCGGGGACGACCAGGAGAAGGCCGAGGCGGGCAAGAAGACCGCGAAGAACCCGCTCGGCGTCAATGACACCGCGCAGATGGAATTCGTCCTGTTCGACGGCGGCTTCGGCAAGGAGTACGCCGAGGACGCCGTGACGGTGTACGAAAAGGCATTCCCCGGCGCGACGGTGAAGTTCTCCGCCACCCAGAAGATCCAGTCCACCCTGCAGCCGCGTTTCAACCAGGGCACCCCGCCCGACCTCATCGACAACTCGGGCGCCGAGCAGATGGACATGGGCACTCTGGTCGGCAAGAAGCAGCTCACCGACCTCACCCCGCTGCTGGACGCACCCTCCTACGACGACCCGGGCACCAAGGTCCGCGACACGCTGCGCCCCGGCATCGTCGAGATGGGCCAGTTCGACGGCGAGCAGGTCTGGATCCTCTACTACGCCTACACGGTCTACGGCGTCTGGTACTCGCAGAAGGCGCTGGACTCGCTCGACGAGCAGTACCCCGAGACCTGGGACCAGATGCTCGCGGTCTGCGCGAAGGCCAGGAGGAAGGGCATGGCCGGCTGGACCTACGCCGGCAAGTACCCGTACTACATCCCCTTCTCGCTGTACCCGATGATCGGCAAGGTCGGAGGGCGCGAGGTGCTCGACGCCATCGACAACCTGGAGCCGAACGCCTGGAAGCACCCCGCCGTCAAGGCGTGCTTCGAGGCCTACTACGAACTCCAGCAGAAGGGATACGTCCTCGAGGGCACCCCGGGCCTGGACCACATCCAGTCCCAGACCGCCTGGGCCAAGGGCGACGCGCTGTTCATCCCGAACGGCTCCTGGGTGGAGAACGAGGCGGCCAACGTCATGCCCGACGACTTCGACCTCGCCGTCTCCGCGCCCACCGGCCTGGACTCCTCCGACAAGCTGCCCTTCGGCACCATCTGGGCCTCCGGCGGCGAGCCCTTCGTCGTCCCCGCCAAGGCGGCGAACGCGGCCGGCGGCATGGAACAACTGCGCATCATGCTGGGCGAGGCGTCCTCGAGGAACTTCACGGGCAAGGTGAAGTCACTGACCGCGTACAACGGCGGCACCGACGGCATCGAACTGACCCCGGGCCTCAAGTCCGGTGTCGCCGCGCTGGAGGCGGCCGGGGAGAACGTGGTGAACCCGCGCCTGCAGGACTGGTACGTGCAGCTCCAGAAGGAGAAGATCGGTGTCTCCGGGCTCGGCGAGATGATGGCCGGCCGCGCGACCCCGGCCGAGACCATCAAGAAGATCCAGGCCTTCGCCGACGGGACCGCCAAGGACTCGTCGATCAAGCACTACAAGCACCAGTGA